A window of the Nocardia sp. NBC_01329 genome harbors these coding sequences:
- a CDS encoding mycothiol-dependent nitroreductase Rv2466c family protein translates to MAEIDLYLDPVCPFAWVTASWLLDSAADAHRVTLRQMSLAVLNEGNNADTGHQPMIDRSRRVGRVFAAAAERYDEAVFTTLYREFGSQLHLKGRPAETASINALSCAGLDPALTGALDDAAYDPAVARVHRASQDTLGGPGGSPIISIDGRGFAGPVLTAPPHPDRGRALLEALVTTATVPEFAALQRPYQGPPSFSPTEDR, encoded by the coding sequence ATGGCCGAGATCGATCTATATCTGGACCCGGTGTGCCCGTTCGCGTGGGTGACCGCGAGCTGGTTGCTCGACAGCGCAGCCGACGCCCACCGGGTCACTCTGCGGCAGATGAGCCTGGCGGTGCTGAACGAAGGCAACAACGCAGATACCGGCCACCAGCCGATGATCGATCGCTCGCGTCGGGTGGGCAGAGTATTCGCCGCGGCCGCCGAACGGTACGACGAGGCCGTCTTCACCACGCTCTACCGGGAATTCGGGTCACAACTACATCTGAAAGGCCGACCGGCGGAAACTGCCTCGATCAACGCATTGTCCTGCGCCGGCCTCGACCCCGCGTTGACCGGCGCACTCGACGACGCCGCCTACGATCCCGCGGTGGCTCGCGTTCACCGAGCGAGTCAGGACACGCTCGGCGGCCCGGGCGGCAGCCCGATCATTTCGATCGACGGGCGCGGGTTCGCCGGACCGGTACTCACCGCCCCGCCGCACCCAGATCGGGGCCGCGCGCTGCTCGAGGCCCTGGTCACCACGGCCACTGTTCCGGAATTCGCCGCTCTGCAACGCCCCTACCAGGGACCGCCGTCCTTCTCCCCCACCGAAGACCGGTGA
- a CDS encoding YgaP family membrane protein produces the protein MNMPTLVRHREWTIDRLVPLLAGILVLVSTGMAAALSPWWLVLALLVGANLLLYSAVGWCPATLIMARLGVPAGSSTCTNPRT, from the coding sequence ATGAATATGCCGACCCTCGTACGCCACCGCGAATGGACCATCGACCGCCTGGTTCCGTTGCTTGCCGGAATTCTGGTCCTGGTGAGTACCGGCATGGCCGCAGCGCTGTCACCGTGGTGGCTGGTCCTGGCCCTGCTAGTCGGAGCGAACCTGCTGCTCTACAGCGCGGTCGGCTGGTGCCCGGCGACGCTGATCATGGCACGTCTCGGTGTTCCCGCCGGTTCCTCCACCTGCACGAACCCGCGCACCTGA
- a CDS encoding Acg family FMN-binding oxidoreductase: MAGIHPDTEAVRAALALAVRAPSVHNTQPWQWRIGDRTVHLYADDSRRLPHTDPDGRDEILSCGVALHHFRVAAKSMGWRTIVHRLPNPADPAHLAAIEFARATPTADDEELARAINRRHTDRRRVSARETPADDLATLAAAATEQGADVREITADADRPVLVAAFARAAETHRTDPDYRAELSMWSGHHAAPDGVPARNAVPVAADPLTREFAGATLRESGVQEMTEGGSLLLIHTDSDDRLSRLRAGEAGSAVLLTATMLGMATCPMTEPFELPDTRDMVRGGVLEDIGYPQLVVRIGSAPAGADDIPVSPRRPLDEVIGPMR, translated from the coding sequence ATGGCCGGGATTCATCCGGACACCGAGGCCGTTCGTGCCGCCCTGGCGCTGGCCGTCCGGGCACCCTCGGTGCACAACACCCAACCGTGGCAGTGGCGGATCGGAGATCGAACCGTTCACCTGTATGCCGACGACAGCCGACGGCTGCCGCATACCGACCCCGATGGCCGTGACGAGATCCTCAGCTGCGGGGTGGCACTGCACCACTTCCGTGTCGCGGCCAAATCCATGGGGTGGCGAACCATCGTCCACCGGCTCCCGAACCCCGCAGACCCGGCGCACCTCGCGGCGATCGAATTCGCCCGCGCGACTCCGACCGCGGACGACGAAGAGCTGGCGCGCGCGATAAACCGCAGACATACCGACCGGCGCCGGGTTTCGGCCCGGGAGACCCCGGCCGATGATCTCGCCACGCTCGCGGCCGCGGCCACCGAGCAGGGTGCCGATGTCCGTGAGATCACCGCCGACGCGGACCGTCCGGTTCTTGTGGCGGCCTTCGCCCGGGCGGCCGAAACGCACCGGACCGACCCCGACTATCGCGCCGAACTCTCGATGTGGAGCGGCCATCACGCCGCACCGGACGGCGTACCCGCGCGCAACGCCGTACCCGTGGCCGCGGACCCGCTCACTCGCGAGTTCGCGGGCGCCACACTGCGCGAATCCGGTGTCCAGGAGATGACCGAGGGCGGCAGCCTCCTGTTGATCCATACCGACTCCGACGATCGGCTGTCCCGGCTCCGGGCCGGAGAAGCGGGCAGCGCAGTGCTGCTGACGGCCACGATGCTCGGCATGGCGACCTGCCCGATGACCGAACCCTTCGAGCTGCCCGATACCCGGGATATGGTGCGCGGCGGGGTGCTCGAGGACATCGGCTACCCGCAGCTGGTCGTCCGGATCGGGTCGGCGCCGGCGGGCGCGGACGATATCCCGGTCTCGCCGCGCCGCCCGCTCGACGAGGTGATCGGGCCCATGCGCTAG
- a CDS encoding universal stress protein, whose amino-acid sequence MAEVQAEKAGTPIVVGVDGSLPSLRAAAWAGLEAQLQGQRLHLLTSCALPPRSGTSVPAEAEIEWLRADGEWVLDEAVRAARATAGGSVSITTELTFELITPTLLDRSARAAMLAVGRRGRGGVAPTVIGSLSSAVTAHAQCSVAVISGQSGTDPVSRRKPVAVGVDGSPHSLVALETAFAEASRREVGLVAVHAWSDTSGIALPADRRPTDEALLGRWMAGPARRYPRVEVERVVRTDAPARTLTAESAWAQLLIVGRRGRGGAPGILLGATTVALLYAAECPLMVVHGRPMRN is encoded by the coding sequence ATGGCAGAGGTCCAGGCCGAGAAAGCCGGCACACCCATCGTGGTGGGTGTCGACGGCTCACTACCGTCGCTGCGTGCCGCGGCATGGGCCGGGCTGGAAGCCCAGCTGCAGGGGCAAAGGCTGCACCTGCTCACTTCGTGTGCACTGCCGCCTCGTTCGGGGACCTCGGTGCCGGCCGAGGCGGAGATCGAGTGGTTGCGGGCGGACGGGGAGTGGGTGCTCGACGAAGCGGTGCGAGCAGCACGCGCGACGGCCGGCGGCTCGGTGTCGATCACGACAGAGCTGACCTTCGAACTGATCACCCCGACCCTGCTGGACCGCTCTGCGCGGGCGGCGATGCTGGCCGTCGGCAGACGCGGCCGCGGTGGGGTCGCCCCGACAGTCATCGGTTCGCTCAGCTCCGCGGTGACAGCGCACGCGCAGTGCTCGGTCGCAGTCATATCCGGGCAGTCCGGCACCGACCCGGTCTCCCGGCGCAAACCGGTAGCGGTCGGGGTCGACGGTAGCCCGCACAGCCTGGTCGCGCTGGAGACGGCTTTCGCCGAGGCGTCGCGTCGCGAGGTGGGGCTGGTGGCGGTGCACGCCTGGAGCGATACCAGCGGAATCGCACTTCCCGCCGATAGACGTCCCACCGACGAAGCTCTGCTCGGCCGGTGGATGGCCGGCCCCGCCCGGCGTTATCCCCGGGTGGAGGTCGAAAGGGTCGTCCGGACCGATGCGCCCGCGCGGACGTTGACCGCCGAATCGGCGTGGGCTCAGCTGCTGATTGTGGGTCGCCGCGGACGTGGCGGAGCTCCGGGCATCCTCTTGGGGGCGACCACAGTCGCGCTGCTGTACGCGGCGGAATGCCCGCTCATGGTCGTGCACGGTCGGCCGATGAGGAATTAG
- a CDS encoding MMPL family transporter, whose translation MSEEPENRVGGASTRVATAVAPEPSPAPLGGPLARLGATMAGRARLVFGVWLVVLIALGAAAPSVFSSLAGAGWQADGSESVRVRAVAEQHFGGNSSAAVQVVVHSSTETVGSPAMTQVIGEVTQVFAGDDRFGPVIAPQPGTTISPDGHTGILIAGANASTDDMVRAVDDHKETLTALSGGGVEVYPTGASALWSDFNKANHDAMIKAELFSWPVTLAIMVLAFGSLVAAGLPLLLTVAGLVASAGGLVLLNQITPISVWAMNFAMMFALALGIDYALFIVARFRDALTRTADTRRAVAETMDTAGKAVVLSGITVLVSLSAVLLVPAPAVRTMAVGIMLAVVFVLAATLTLLPATLGALGSKINARALPYAKRQQHRSPRFARWGELLHNHPWPFAVAALAVLIGLSIPVLGLKVAMPSIQVVPADAPVRLGYELVQRQLGPGAPGALQIVAPAEDAAEAGRLAAATDGVAMVTPAQSSGDGSDLVMLRALPEVDPSDERMGAILDDLRERLPDQAIVGGAPAENLDLQQALDDYLPIIVGVILVLGFVLLLVALQAPLIAALGTLVSLLSTAAAFGVAKLIFQDGHGASLLGFTPQGFLDGWGPVFFFAMIFAIAMDYTVFLLATAKEHYERTEDPKAAHIDGLAHSGRVIFAAAAVMVAVFFTFALAQPLPPKEMGIILGVAVLLDALVVRLVLLPVILRLTGRGAWWSPRWLRRVLPSIRFAHQ comes from the coding sequence ATGAGCGAAGAACCCGAGAACCGAGTAGGCGGCGCGTCGACCCGCGTTGCGACCGCGGTCGCTCCGGAACCCTCGCCCGCGCCGCTGGGTGGGCCGCTCGCGCGACTGGGTGCGACCATGGCCGGGCGCGCGCGCCTGGTCTTCGGGGTGTGGCTGGTAGTGCTGATCGCACTCGGCGCGGCAGCGCCGAGTGTGTTCAGCTCGCTCGCGGGCGCGGGCTGGCAGGCCGACGGGTCGGAGTCGGTGCGCGTGCGTGCAGTCGCCGAACAGCACTTCGGCGGGAACTCCTCGGCCGCCGTGCAGGTGGTCGTGCACTCCAGCACCGAGACCGTCGGCAGTCCGGCGATGACACAGGTGATCGGTGAGGTCACTCAGGTGTTCGCCGGGGACGACCGATTCGGGCCGGTGATCGCTCCGCAGCCGGGAACGACGATCAGTCCCGACGGCCACACCGGGATCCTCATCGCGGGCGCGAACGCATCCACCGACGACATGGTCCGAGCGGTCGACGACCACAAAGAGACTCTGACGGCGCTGTCGGGCGGGGGAGTGGAGGTCTATCCGACGGGCGCGTCCGCGCTCTGGAGTGATTTCAACAAAGCCAATCACGACGCGATGATCAAAGCCGAGTTGTTCTCCTGGCCGGTGACGCTCGCGATCATGGTGCTGGCATTCGGCTCCCTGGTCGCGGCGGGGCTGCCGCTGCTGCTGACCGTCGCCGGTCTGGTGGCCTCCGCCGGAGGGCTGGTGCTGCTGAACCAGATCACACCCATCTCGGTGTGGGCGATGAACTTCGCGATGATGTTCGCCCTCGCGCTCGGGATCGATTACGCCCTGTTCATCGTCGCGCGCTTCCGGGACGCGCTGACCAGAACAGCCGACACCCGGCGGGCGGTCGCCGAAACCATGGACACCGCCGGCAAGGCTGTTGTGCTGTCGGGCATCACGGTGCTGGTGAGTTTGTCGGCGGTGCTGCTCGTCCCGGCTCCGGCGGTGCGCACGATGGCTGTCGGCATCATGCTGGCCGTGGTGTTCGTACTCGCCGCCACTCTGACGCTGCTGCCCGCGACGCTGGGCGCGCTCGGCAGCAAGATCAACGCACGTGCGCTCCCGTATGCGAAACGGCAACAGCACCGGTCCCCGCGCTTCGCTCGATGGGGTGAGTTGCTGCACAACCACCCGTGGCCGTTCGCGGTCGCCGCGCTCGCCGTGCTGATCGGGCTGTCGATTCCGGTGCTGGGGTTGAAGGTCGCGATGCCCTCGATTCAGGTCGTGCCCGCGGACGCACCGGTGCGTCTGGGGTATGAACTCGTGCAACGCCAGTTGGGCCCCGGTGCTCCGGGAGCGCTGCAGATCGTCGCCCCGGCCGAAGACGCAGCCGAAGCCGGTCGTCTGGCCGCGGCCACCGACGGTGTCGCCATGGTCACCCCCGCCCAGTCCTCCGGCGACGGATCGGATCTGGTGATGCTGCGAGCCCTGCCCGAAGTCGACCCCTCCGACGAACGCATGGGTGCGATCCTCGACGACCTGCGGGAACGGTTACCCGACCAGGCGATCGTCGGCGGCGCCCCCGCCGAGAACCTGGATCTGCAGCAAGCGCTCGACGACTATCTACCGATCATCGTCGGCGTGATCCTCGTACTCGGTTTCGTGCTGCTGCTGGTCGCGCTGCAGGCTCCGCTCATCGCGGCGCTGGGCACCCTGGTCAGCCTGCTGTCGACCGCCGCCGCGTTCGGTGTGGCGAAACTGATCTTCCAGGACGGTCACGGCGCGAGCCTGCTCGGCTTCACCCCGCAGGGATTCCTCGACGGCTGGGGGCCGGTGTTCTTCTTCGCCATGATCTTCGCGATCGCCATGGATTACACGGTGTTCCTGCTGGCCACCGCCAAAGAACACTACGAGCGCACCGAGGACCCGAAGGCCGCCCACATCGACGGACTGGCGCATTCCGGGCGGGTGATCTTCGCGGCGGCCGCGGTCATGGTCGCGGTGTTCTTCACCTTCGCCCTGGCCCAGCCGCTGCCACCCAAGGAGATGGGCATCATCCTCGGCGTCGCGGTCCTGCTCGACGCGCTCGTGGTGCGGTTGGTCCTGCTACCGGTCATCCTGCGACTGACCGGCCGCGGTGCGTGGTGGTCGCCACGCTGGCTACGCAGAGTGCTGCCGAGCATCCGTTTCGCTCACCAATGA
- a CDS encoding wax ester/triacylglycerol synthase family O-acyltransferase: protein MTELRALDTGFIELEDADRRISLGIAVVAILDGPPPARDAFTATLGQRLGGMPRLKQRVHRAPFDVTAPQWEDDPAFDLAHHIRWTALPRPGDEKTLWELVATEIEERLDRDHPLWQCVLVEGLAGDRWALVLKAHHSLVDGISGVAVFANLCDPPPSAEGKRAPARRAPRPPKLSALLKLPVSMPGIAFGTVRRLVPIGAAVVESGPVSSLNGPIGHRRRYTAVRVSLPVVADIGAKYRVTVNDVVLAAITAGYRELLLRRGETPTARGLRILVPVSMRAEHAKYVLDNRVSAVLPYLPIDRTDAVDRLRAVHTSMQTQKSGGAAGAEHTVLGLAGWLPFAAVAWTLRLATRFPQRGVAAVATNVPGPRHELTLQGHEVLELLPAVPIAMRLRTAIAILSYHDHLVFGITGDYDTTPDIDVLADGIRSAIGELAARAACGRDSSGRAAKDGENE from the coding sequence ATGACCGAGCTCCGTGCACTCGACACCGGTTTCATCGAATTGGAGGACGCCGATCGGCGGATCAGCCTCGGTATCGCGGTTGTCGCGATCCTCGACGGCCCGCCGCCCGCACGCGACGCTTTCACCGCGACCCTGGGACAGCGGCTCGGCGGGATGCCCCGGTTGAAGCAACGAGTACATCGCGCCCCATTCGATGTGACCGCCCCGCAATGGGAGGACGATCCCGCCTTCGACCTCGCTCACCATATTCGGTGGACAGCCCTGCCGAGACCCGGCGACGAGAAGACACTGTGGGAGTTGGTGGCCACCGAAATCGAAGAGCGTCTCGATCGCGACCACCCGTTGTGGCAATGCGTCCTGGTAGAGGGCCTGGCCGGGGATCGCTGGGCATTGGTCTTGAAAGCACACCACAGCCTGGTGGACGGAATCTCCGGAGTGGCAGTATTCGCCAACCTCTGCGATCCGCCGCCGTCGGCCGAGGGCAAGCGGGCACCTGCACGTCGTGCACCCCGGCCACCCAAACTCTCGGCCTTGCTGAAGCTACCGGTGTCGATGCCCGGGATCGCCTTCGGTACAGTGCGCCGCCTCGTTCCCATCGGCGCGGCCGTGGTGGAATCTGGGCCGGTGTCCTCGCTCAACGGGCCCATCGGGCACCGGCGTCGATACACCGCCGTACGGGTGTCGCTGCCCGTGGTCGCCGATATCGGCGCGAAGTACCGGGTCACCGTCAACGACGTGGTTCTCGCCGCGATCACCGCGGGCTACCGGGAGCTGTTACTGAGGCGCGGCGAGACACCGACCGCACGCGGACTGCGCATACTCGTGCCGGTGTCCATGCGGGCCGAGCACGCGAAATATGTCCTCGACAATCGGGTCTCGGCGGTGCTGCCGTACCTGCCGATCGACCGAACCGACGCGGTCGACCGCCTGCGCGCCGTCCATACGTCCATGCAGACCCAGAAATCCGGTGGTGCGGCGGGCGCTGAGCATACGGTTCTGGGGCTGGCGGGGTGGCTCCCGTTCGCCGCAGTGGCGTGGACTCTGCGACTCGCGACACGGTTTCCGCAGCGCGGTGTCGCCGCGGTGGCGACCAACGTTCCAGGACCACGGCACGAGCTCACACTCCAAGGCCATGAAGTGCTGGAATTGCTGCCCGCGGTGCCGATCGCTATGCGCCTGCGGACCGCGATCGCGATCCTCAGCTACCACGATCACCTGGTGTTCGGAATCACCGGTGATTACGATACGACCCCTGATATCGACGTGCTGGCGGACGGGATCCGAAGCGCCATAGGTGAACTCGCCGCCCGTGCCGCGTGTGGTCGCGATTCTTCCGGTCGGGCCGCGAAGGACGGGGAGAACGAGTAA
- a CDS encoding wax ester/triacylglycerol synthase domain-containing protein produces MGSGASHMTQSDLFTWSMEQDPVLRSTIVSVLVLDAEPRWDTVVRVVDRGTRVVPRFRHILSTVPLGLAPPRWEPDPNFDLSWHLRRAALPGAADRSDVLEFARNEVMTAFDPARPLWTLTLLTGLPEGRTAAVLKVHHSLTDGVGGMEIAGQILDITREGTERGPVRGRSGSVAGQVADTLAWNWSTGYGLLRGGVSAVAALGRAAWNPVAAARGGAALTSSLARLARPVVTTMSPVMTERSLGRRLTVLEVPLQQLTESALTAGCTVNDAFLTALLLGLRSYHTRYDAPIEQLRVTVPISIRAEDDPIGGNRITLARFGIPVHTDDVLDLMWVVHDLVDRWRREPAIPLSNAVAAVFNRLPSGALAQMLKHIDFVASDVPGSPIPLYLAGAEVESIHAFGPTIGTAFNATLISYLGTCCVGINADTAAVPDIQEFTACLDSGFRAVSALGSGADTAAR; encoded by the coding sequence ATGGGTTCCGGTGCCTCCCATATGACCCAGTCGGACCTGTTCACCTGGAGCATGGAACAGGATCCCGTGCTCCGTTCGACCATCGTCTCGGTGCTCGTTCTCGACGCGGAACCGCGATGGGACACGGTGGTTCGGGTAGTGGATCGGGGGACCCGGGTGGTCCCGCGGTTCCGGCACATCCTGTCCACGGTGCCGTTGGGTCTCGCCCCGCCTCGCTGGGAACCGGACCCGAACTTCGATCTGTCCTGGCATCTTCGCCGCGCCGCGCTGCCGGGTGCGGCGGACCGGTCCGATGTGCTGGAGTTCGCCCGGAACGAGGTGATGACAGCCTTCGACCCCGCCCGCCCATTGTGGACATTGACCCTGTTGACCGGTTTGCCCGAAGGGCGCACGGCGGCAGTTCTCAAGGTCCACCACAGCTTGACCGACGGCGTCGGCGGTATGGAGATCGCCGGACAGATACTGGATATCACCCGAGAGGGGACAGAACGCGGACCGGTCCGCGGACGTAGCGGGTCCGTGGCCGGACAGGTCGCCGATACGCTGGCGTGGAACTGGTCGACGGGGTACGGACTGCTACGCGGCGGAGTGTCTGCGGTGGCGGCGCTCGGACGAGCGGCCTGGAATCCGGTCGCCGCCGCACGCGGTGGCGCGGCCCTCACGTCCTCGCTGGCGCGTCTGGCCCGTCCTGTGGTCACCACGATGTCGCCGGTGATGACCGAACGCAGCCTCGGACGGCGGTTGACGGTACTCGAGGTGCCGCTCCAACAGTTGACCGAATCCGCACTCACGGCCGGATGCACCGTCAACGATGCCTTCCTCACCGCACTGCTCCTGGGATTGCGTTCCTACCACACTCGATACGACGCGCCGATAGAGCAGCTGCGGGTGACGGTCCCGATCAGTATCCGTGCCGAGGACGATCCGATCGGCGGAAACCGGATCACCCTGGCCAGATTCGGTATTCCGGTCCACACCGACGATGTATTGGACCTGATGTGGGTGGTGCACGATCTCGTCGACCGCTGGCGCCGTGAACCCGCCATCCCACTGTCCAACGCGGTGGCGGCCGTATTCAACCGCCTGCCCAGCGGCGCGCTGGCGCAGATGCTGAAGCACATCGACTTCGTCGCCTCCGACGTACCGGGCTCACCGATCCCGCTCTACCTCGCGGGCGCCGAGGTCGAGAGCATCCACGCTTTCGGTCCGACCATCGGCACCGCCTTCAACGCCACACTGATCTCCTACCTCGGAACATGTTGTGTGGGAATCAATGCCGATACGGCGGCAGTGCCGGATATCCAGGAATTCACCGCGTGCCTCGACTCCGGCTTCCGTGCAGTGTCGGCGCTCGGTTCCGGCGCGGATACCGCTGCGAGGTGA
- a CDS encoding SDR family NAD(P)-dependent oxidoreductase: MSAFTGRSALVTGGARGIGAAIVRALAKDNIDVVIGDLLEPAGTALAESVGPHALFQRLDVTDEADWRRVLDEAEAAYGPLAILVNNAGILDFGDVETESPMAFRHVVDVNLYGAWLGMHYAAPRLRAAGGGVILNISSTAGLMGYAGLGAYVASKWGLRGLTKAAALELGRAGVRVCSVHPGPIHTPMTEVMDESVAAAQPLPRFGEPEEVAAMVRFLITEATFSTGSEFVLDGGATAGQVLNLPAPS, from the coding sequence ATGAGTGCATTCACCGGCCGCAGCGCGCTCGTCACCGGCGGCGCCCGCGGTATCGGTGCCGCCATCGTCCGCGCCCTGGCCAAGGACAATATCGACGTCGTCATCGGCGACCTGCTCGAACCCGCCGGTACAGCACTCGCCGAGTCGGTGGGACCCCACGCGCTGTTCCAACGGCTCGACGTCACCGACGAAGCGGACTGGCGGCGGGTCCTAGACGAAGCCGAGGCCGCGTACGGGCCGCTGGCGATCCTGGTCAACAACGCCGGAATCCTCGATTTCGGTGATGTCGAAACGGAATCGCCGATGGCCTTCCGCCATGTCGTCGATGTGAACCTCTACGGCGCCTGGCTGGGTATGCACTACGCGGCTCCCCGGCTTCGCGCGGCGGGCGGCGGAGTCATCCTGAACATCTCGTCGACGGCCGGTTTGATGGGGTACGCGGGACTCGGCGCCTACGTCGCGAGCAAATGGGGTTTGCGCGGGCTGACCAAAGCCGCCGCGCTCGAACTCGGCCGGGCCGGTGTCCGGGTGTGCTCGGTCCACCCCGGCCCGATACACACTCCGATGACCGAGGTGATGGACGAATCGGTTGCCGCGGCCCAGCCGTTGCCGCGTTTCGGCGAACCGGAGGAGGTGGCGGCGATGGTCCGTTTCCTGATCACCGAAGCGACCTTCTCCACCGGTTCGGAATTCGTCCTGGACGGCGGCGCCACCGCGGGACAGGTCCTGAACCTTCCCGCCCCGTCGTGA
- a CDS encoding metal-sensitive transcriptional regulator, translating into MIGDENTIAPVLNRLRRAHGQLAGVIAMIEAGRDCKDVVTQLAAVSRALDRAGFKIVATGLRECLDREDGDTDPMTVDELEKLFLALA; encoded by the coding sequence ATGATCGGCGACGAGAACACCATCGCTCCCGTACTCAACCGGCTGCGCCGCGCCCACGGTCAACTTGCGGGTGTCATCGCGATGATCGAGGCCGGGCGCGACTGCAAAGACGTGGTCACCCAGCTCGCGGCCGTATCCCGCGCGCTGGACCGAGCCGGCTTCAAGATCGTCGCCACCGGTTTGCGCGAATGCCTCGACCGCGAGGACGGGGATACCGACCCGATGACTGTCGACGAGCTGGAAAAACTGTTCCTCGCGTTGGCCTGA
- a CDS encoding universal stress protein, which yields MADHGSGPRAHSEPLIVAAADGSPSAYRAVAWAAVEAGMHHCGLHLVNSWTIPSGFGPEAIATENDLRWMREEGERILTEAVHVARTATPGDELAVTTEATDLLIVPALIAQSSTARMLVVGSRGLGAFQRGLLGSVSTAVTRHAQCPVAVIHADTPLDVVSAGRPVLVGVDGTGNSVAAVELAFDEAARREVGLTALHAWSDTSGLDIPVRNWDSARASAEAELAENLAGYRERYPDVPVQRIVTADRPVRSLLDASDDAQLVVVGSHGRGGFTSMLLGSTSNALLHAVDTPMIIARARDAR from the coding sequence ATGGCAGACCACGGATCCGGCCCGCGGGCACACTCCGAGCCGCTGATAGTCGCGGCCGCGGACGGTTCACCGAGCGCCTACCGAGCGGTTGCCTGGGCCGCTGTCGAAGCAGGTATGCATCACTGCGGGTTGCACCTCGTCAATTCGTGGACGATTCCGTCCGGCTTCGGACCCGAAGCGATCGCGACCGAGAACGATCTGCGCTGGATGCGTGAAGAGGGCGAGCGAATCCTCACCGAGGCGGTGCACGTGGCCCGGACAGCGACCCCGGGCGACGAACTCGCCGTGACCACCGAGGCGACCGATCTGCTCATCGTGCCCGCGCTCATCGCGCAGTCGTCCACGGCGCGGATGCTGGTGGTCGGCAGCCGTGGCCTGGGCGCCTTCCAACGCGGCTTGCTCGGGTCGGTGAGTACGGCGGTCACCCGTCACGCGCAGTGCCCGGTCGCGGTGATCCATGCCGACACGCCACTGGACGTGGTATCGGCCGGTCGGCCGGTTCTGGTGGGTGTCGACGGCACCGGCAACAGCGTCGCGGCGGTGGAACTCGCCTTCGACGAGGCGGCGCGCCGCGAAGTCGGGCTGACCGCGCTGCACGCCTGGAGCGATACCAGCGGACTCGATATCCCGGTCCGCAACTGGGACAGTGCCCGGGCATCGGCGGAAGCGGAGCTGGCCGAGAACCTCGCCGGTTATCGCGAGCGGTATCCGGACGTCCCTGTCCAGCGGATCGTGACCGCCGATCGGCCGGTCCGCTCGCTGCTCGACGCCTCGGACGACGCGCAACTGGTCGTCGTGGGCAGCCACGGGCGCGGCGGTTTCACGAGCATGCTGCTCGGATCGACGAGTAACGCGCTGCTGCACGCTGTGGATACTCCGATGATCATCGCCCGCGCGCGGGACGCCCGGTGA
- a CDS encoding universal stress protein produces MAAHRTDRPHNLASAAIVVGTDGSAAAHRAVHWAAETAAQRGRTLHIVHGLDLTAAAAALGSYDVLAPGVIDNIRRCGEEYITSAARLARAVAPGVRIRTEVCEAESARLLIARSADAHMVVLGAAGDSGTFAHLGSTLLAVVAHGRGTVAVVRHRGAELRSGGGYPVVVGIDGSARSQAALAAAFHEAAERRTRLVAVHAWCDQRFDRFAGYPNTITDPVVAASAQALLSEQLAGWQEKYPDVPIIRKVYPAGPVHQLIEWSRLAQLVVVGNRGRGGFRGLFLGSTGNALVQHAHCPVMVAHTEQHR; encoded by the coding sequence ATGGCCGCCCATCGCACGGACCGACCACACAATCTGGCCTCCGCTGCCATCGTGGTGGGCACCGACGGTTCCGCCGCCGCCCACCGGGCGGTGCACTGGGCCGCGGAAACCGCGGCCCAGCGTGGCCGGACCCTGCATATCGTGCACGGGCTCGATCTCACGGCCGCCGCGGCCGCACTGGGCTCCTACGATGTGCTGGCTCCCGGCGTCATCGACAACATCCGCCGGTGCGGGGAGGAGTACATCACCTCGGCGGCGCGCCTGGCCAGGGCGGTCGCTCCGGGCGTCCGGATCCGTACCGAGGTCTGCGAGGCAGAATCCGCGCGCCTGCTCATCGCGCGATCGGCCGACGCGCATATGGTCGTCCTCGGCGCGGCCGGCGACAGCGGGACGTTCGCCCACCTCGGCTCCACGCTGCTCGCTGTCGTCGCACACGGGCGAGGGACCGTGGCGGTGGTCCGGCATCGTGGCGCCGAACTCCGGTCCGGCGGCGGATACCCGGTGGTGGTGGGCATAGACGGCAGCGCCCGGAGCCAAGCCGCCCTCGCCGCCGCCTTCCACGAGGCCGCCGAGCGCAGGACCCGGCTCGTGGCGGTACACGCCTGGTGCGATCAGCGCTTCGATCGCTTTGCCGGATACCCGAATACGATCACGGACCCGGTGGTGGCCGCCTCCGCACAGGCCCTCCTGTCCGAACAGCTCGCCGGTTGGCAGGAGAAGTACCCCGATGTCCCGATCATCCGCAAGGTCTACCCCGCCGGGCCGGTTCACCAGTTGATCGAGTGGTCGAGGTTGGCGCAACTGGTGGTGGTCGGCAACCGCGGCCGGGGCGGGTTCCGCGGCCTGTTCCTGGGATCCACCGGCAATGCGCTCGTCCAGCATGCGCACTGCCCGGTCATGGTCGCCCATACCGAACAGCACCGCTGA